Proteins encoded in a region of the Arvicanthis niloticus isolate mArvNil1 chromosome 16, mArvNil1.pat.X, whole genome shotgun sequence genome:
- the Or6y1 gene encoding olfactory receptor 6Y1 isoform X2, which yields MIIKVLKADNWTVTTHFILLGFSTRPDFQFLLFSVFLVTYLLTLVENLLIILAIRSDGQLHKPMYFFLSHLSFLEMWYVTVISPKMLVDFLSKDKSISFNGCMTQLYFFVTFVCTEYILLAVMAFDRYVAICNPLRYPVIMTNKLCGIMSGGCWLCGLMTAMIKMVFIARLHYCGTPHINHYFCDISPLLNVSCEDSSQAELVDFFLALMVIAVPLCVVVTSYAIILVTILKIPSGQGRQKAFSTCASHLTVVTLFYSTTLFTYARPKLMYAYNSNKVVSVLYTAIVPLLNPIIYCLRNRDVKMALKKTIHCNTSGPGGDGDFRS from the coding sequence ATGATCATCAAGGTTCTGAAAGCAGACAATTGGACGGTGACAACACATTTTATTCTTCTTGGATTTTCAACACGACCGGACTTCCAGTTtctgctcttctctgtcttcttggtAACCTATCTGCTGACACTAGTAGAGAACCTTCTCATCATCCTGGCCATCCGCAGTGACGGGCAACTGCACAAGCCCATGTATTTCTTTCTAAGCCACCTCTCTTTCCTGGAGATGTGGTATGTCACTGTTATCAGTCCCAAGATGCTGGTAGACTTCCTCAGCAAGGACAAGAGCATCTCGTTCAATGGCTGCATGACACAACTTTACTTCTTTGTGACCTTTGTTTGCACTGAGTACATACTCCTTGCTGTCATGGCTTTTGATCGCTATGTAGCCATTTGCAATCCACTACGATACCCTGTCATTATGACCAACAAGCTCTGTGGAATAATGTCTGGGGGATGCTGGCTCTGTGGGCTCATGACTGCCATGATTAAGATGGTTTTCATAGCTCGACTGCACTACTGTGGCACACCACATATCAATCACTACTTCTGTGATATCTCTCCACTCCTCAATGTCTCCTGTGAAGACTCTTCCCAGGCTGAGCTAGTAGACTTCTTCTTAGCCCTCATGGTCATTGCTGTCCCTCTTTGTGTGGTAGTGACATCTTATGCCATCATCCTTGTCACCATTCTCAAGATTCCATCAGGTCAGGGTCGTCAAAAGGCCTTCTCCACCTGCGCCTCTCATTTGACAGTTGTAACTCTTTTTTACTCCACAACCCTTTTTACATATGCCCGTCCCAAGCTCATGTATGCCTACAATTCAAACAAAGTGGTGTCTGTTCTCTACACTGCCATTGTTCCCCTTCTCAACCCTATAATCTACTGTTTGAGGAATCGAGATGTAAAAATGGCCCTAAAAAAGACTATACATTGCAATACAAGTGGACCTGGGGGAGATGGGGATTTTCGTAGTTAA
- the Or6y1 gene encoding olfactory receptor 6Y1 isoform X1, which produces MKNTRGPAMIIKVLKADNWTVTTHFILLGFSTRPDFQFLLFSVFLVTYLLTLVENLLIILAIRSDGQLHKPMYFFLSHLSFLEMWYVTVISPKMLVDFLSKDKSISFNGCMTQLYFFVTFVCTEYILLAVMAFDRYVAICNPLRYPVIMTNKLCGIMSGGCWLCGLMTAMIKMVFIARLHYCGTPHINHYFCDISPLLNVSCEDSSQAELVDFFLALMVIAVPLCVVVTSYAIILVTILKIPSGQGRQKAFSTCASHLTVVTLFYSTTLFTYARPKLMYAYNSNKVVSVLYTAIVPLLNPIIYCLRNRDVKMALKKTIHCNTSGPGGDGDFRS; this is translated from the exons ATGAAGAATACTAGAGGT CCAGCCATGATCATCAAGGTTCTGAAAGCAGACAATTGGACGGTGACAACACATTTTATTCTTCTTGGATTTTCAACACGACCGGACTTCCAGTTtctgctcttctctgtcttcttggtAACCTATCTGCTGACACTAGTAGAGAACCTTCTCATCATCCTGGCCATCCGCAGTGACGGGCAACTGCACAAGCCCATGTATTTCTTTCTAAGCCACCTCTCTTTCCTGGAGATGTGGTATGTCACTGTTATCAGTCCCAAGATGCTGGTAGACTTCCTCAGCAAGGACAAGAGCATCTCGTTCAATGGCTGCATGACACAACTTTACTTCTTTGTGACCTTTGTTTGCACTGAGTACATACTCCTTGCTGTCATGGCTTTTGATCGCTATGTAGCCATTTGCAATCCACTACGATACCCTGTCATTATGACCAACAAGCTCTGTGGAATAATGTCTGGGGGATGCTGGCTCTGTGGGCTCATGACTGCCATGATTAAGATGGTTTTCATAGCTCGACTGCACTACTGTGGCACACCACATATCAATCACTACTTCTGTGATATCTCTCCACTCCTCAATGTCTCCTGTGAAGACTCTTCCCAGGCTGAGCTAGTAGACTTCTTCTTAGCCCTCATGGTCATTGCTGTCCCTCTTTGTGTGGTAGTGACATCTTATGCCATCATCCTTGTCACCATTCTCAAGATTCCATCAGGTCAGGGTCGTCAAAAGGCCTTCTCCACCTGCGCCTCTCATTTGACAGTTGTAACTCTTTTTTACTCCACAACCCTTTTTACATATGCCCGTCCCAAGCTCATGTATGCCTACAATTCAAACAAAGTGGTGTCTGTTCTCTACACTGCCATTGTTCCCCTTCTCAACCCTATAATCTACTGTTTGAGGAATCGAGATGTAAAAATGGCCCTAAAAAAGACTATACATTGCAATACAAGTGGACCTGGGGGAGATGGGGATTTTCGTAGTTAA